Sequence from the Bryobacteraceae bacterium genome:
CGCGCGACACACTCCGCCAGCGGCTCTGGCCGGGGGAAACGTCCGGCGATTTCGAGCAGGGCCTGAACCGCGCCGTCAACAAGCTCCGCGAGCTGCTCGCCGACACTGCCGCCAACCCGCGGTTCATAGAGACACTGCCCGGGCGCGGGTACCGGTTCATCGGTGTCGTCGAAGGGCGTGCGGAAGGCGCCGCGCCGCCCGCGGGAAGGCCCCGGCGGATCATCATCGCCGCGGCCGCGGCACTCGCCGTTCTTGCCGCCGCCGTCGTCGCGGCAAGGTTCATGACTCCGCCCTCCGTTGCCCCCTTGCGATGGCGGAAGGTGACCACCGACAACTACGCGAAAATTCCGCCGGCCCTCAGCGATGGCGCCCGAATCTACTTCGCCGCCTCGTTCGGCGGCGAGCAGTTCATTGCCCAGGCGCCGCTATCGGGCGGGCACCCGGCGCGTGTGCCGATCACCACTCCCGGGCCAGTATTCACCCTGCAGGATCTTTCGCCGGACGGTCAGGAGTTTCTGGTGACGGCGGCCGGCAGTGGAAACCGCCTCGGCGACATGCCGCTCTGGACGCTCCGGATCGCCGATGGCAGTGCGCGCCGCCTCGGCTCGATCACGGCGACCTCGGCTGCGTACGCTCCATCGGGAACTCGCGTCGCCTACTCGAATCCCGCGTCGCTATGGATCGCGGACCGGTCCGGCTCGGATCCGAGACGCCTCCTCGAAGTGAGCGATGGCGTGCTCGGATCCGTGTGTTGGTCGCCGGACGAAAACCGGATACGGTTCTCGCGGGCAGACCCGATGACCAATCAAGCCTCGGCCTGGGAGGTCGGCGTCGACGGTGGCGGTCTGCGTCGGGTGTTTCCCGCGTGGGACGGGCAGAGCCACCGGCCCGCCGGGTGGATTGCATCCCCTCCGGTCGGCCTCTTCGCCGGAGAGGGCGCCGTTTGGGGGATCTCCGAGGCGTGGTCGTTCTTTCCGAACACCGAAGGCCGGCCGGATAGGCTGATCGACGACGCGCCGGAGTTCACCGGCGCGATTCGTCCCCGCGGCAATGAGTTCTATGTCATGGGCACGGACCGGCTCGGCGAGCTTCAGCAATACGACAGGTCGGCAGGCGCATGGACTCCGCTTCTCGAAGGAATCTCGGCCGAAGCGGTTGAGTACTCGCCGGATTCCGCCAGAGTCGCCTACGTCACGTACCCGCAACGGACGCTGTGGGTGCGCCAGGCCGGCGGTGAGAGGCCCATCCAACTCACCAGCGCGCCGCTCGCGGCTGCCTTTCCCCGCTGGTCCCGCGACGGCAAACGCATCGCGTTTAGCGCGGCGGAATCGGCTGGGAAGCCCATGCGGCTTTACATCGTCGACGCCGACGGGGGCGCGGTGCGTCCCGCCGTGCCCTCCGAAAGCGGTTCGCAAGGCTATCCTTCCTGGTCGCCCGATGGCGGGAGCCTGTTGTACGGCATCGTCAGCAGCAGCACGCGCGAAGTAGTCTTTCTCCGCATCGCCAACCTCGAAACCGGAAAAGTGACCAGGCTCGAGGGCTCCGGCGGACTTTTCGCGCCGCGCTGGTCACCGGATGGAAGGACCATTGCCGCTCTCCAATGGGAGGGCGAACACCACTTGATGCTCTACCACGTTGCCGCGAAGCGCTGGGAAGAAGTGGCCGGGAGGAGAGTCGATTGGCCCACTTGGGCGCCCGATAGCTCGGCCATCCTATGCAGGATCGGAGATGATCTGACGTGGTACCGGATCGCAACCGGGAAGTTCGATCACGCAGCCAACCTCGGAACCGGCGAACTCGGAGGCCACTGGCGGTGGGTCGGCATCGGCGCTGACAACGCGTTGCTGCGCACTCTCAACCGCGACAACCGCCAGATCTACGCGCTCCAGTTGCCGTTGCGCTAGCGGAATCGCCTACCCCTGCACGTCCACGGCGCTCCGCCGCAGAAACACCCGCGTCCGCCCCGATGCAGGTTTGCCGAACAGCGTCGCCGGCGTGAACCGCGTCCCCAGCAACGCCGTTTCCACGTTGCGCACCAACTCGGGATCCTGCGCCCAGCCCTGCCCGCGCGGAATCGTGTAGCCGATCACCCGTCCCTGCTCGTCGATCGAAACGTCGATCACCACCTCGCCCGATTCCTCCAGGCTCATGAAGAAAGCCGACTCCACCGCCGCCGGCGTCGCCAGTGCGCCGATCGACCCCGATTCATATCCCGCTCGTCCGGGCCCGCCCTGAGCCCGCAGATTCACTGACAGATACGGCGCCAGGATTCCAAACAGCACCAAGGTCGACAGCACGCCGCCGACCGCGGGAACCGCATACGGACGCATCAGGTTGTTGATCACCAGCTCCGCTTCTTCCCGCATATGCGTCAGGAATACCTCGAGCGACGCCCGGCGGCGCCGGCGCAGGGCTTCCCGCGAAGCCATCACACGGAGCCGGTCACTGAGCTCGCGCGGCGGACTGAGTGTTGGGAGATTCAACTTCTTCACGACTGGGCTCCTTGTGGGACGAATGTCAGAGCCGTAGCGTCTTGCTCGCC
This genomic interval carries:
- a CDS encoding winged helix-turn-helix domain-containing protein, whose translation is MSPRGQTDASTPSARVRFGPFDFDPATGELHKHGIRRRLPGQAYRILCALLERPGEVIPRDTLRQRLWPGETSGDFEQGLNRAVNKLRELLADTAANPRFIETLPGRGYRFIGVVEGRAEGAAPPAGRPRRIIIAAAAALAVLAAAVVAARFMTPPSVAPLRWRKVTTDNYAKIPPALSDGARIYFAASFGGEQFIAQAPLSGGHPARVPITTPGPVFTLQDLSPDGQEFLVTAAGSGNRLGDMPLWTLRIADGSARRLGSITATSAAYAPSGTRVAYSNPASLWIADRSGSDPRRLLEVSDGVLGSVCWSPDENRIRFSRADPMTNQASAWEVGVDGGGLRRVFPAWDGQSHRPAGWIASPPVGLFAGEGAVWGISEAWSFFPNTEGRPDRLIDDAPEFTGAIRPRGNEFYVMGTDRLGELQQYDRSAGAWTPLLEGISAEAVEYSPDSARVAYVTYPQRTLWVRQAGGERPIQLTSAPLAAAFPRWSRDGKRIAFSAAESAGKPMRLYIVDADGGAVRPAVPSESGSQGYPSWSPDGGSLLYGIVSSSTREVVFLRIANLETGKVTRLEGSGGLFAPRWSPDGRTIAALQWEGEHHLMLYHVAAKRWEEVAGRRVDWPTWAPDSSAILCRIGDDLTWYRIATGKFDHAANLGTGELGGHWRWVGIGADNALLRTLNRDNRQIYALQLPLR